From a single Podarcis raffonei isolate rPodRaf1 chromosome 10, rPodRaf1.pri, whole genome shotgun sequence genomic region:
- the ETFRF1 gene encoding electron transfer flavoprotein regulatory factor 1, whose translation MTNPLRYEVLNLYKNLLYLGKEYPKGADYFRTRLKAAFLKNKDVKEPEKIKELLARGEFVMKELEALYFLRKYRALKQRYYEEDGK comes from the exons ATGACCAATCCGCTAAGATACGAAGTGCTGAACCTTTACAAAAAT CTGCTGTACCTCGGAAAGGAATACCCCAAAGGGGCAGACTACTTTCGGACCCGGCTGAAGGCGGCGTTCTTGAAAAACAAGGACGTGAAGGAGCCCGAGAAAATCAAAGAACTCCTTGCCCGAGGGGAGTTTGTCATGAAAGAGCTGGAGGCATTATACTTCCTCAGGAAATACCGAGCTCTGAAACAGCGTTACTACGAAGAGGATGGCAAATGA
- the DNAI7 gene encoding dynein axonemal intermediate chain 7: protein MVIYGFPPLFKIQSAGGKKKLSKAEKMRLLREEEERRLLEEEQARVRAELEEAARLEKERIEREKTERLEAKDQERRGIELSEIHVLEENFLTAAQWKSKYRALAQWNHYTGCDGSPDPTIPQDINTFMSLWKEDPNNDIQLVIAKGNQVLELIEKLEFFIMDTPFHELSAKHVAQYTETIQQLQSLLHDKYNAATEQMLREASSYAESESGNMEVVIKEQNVTLCIWANLKKVPKFRSQIFYDDQREPWNGFELPKALAICDVAVRILHTHYDHLSPFRTFPSEPPKLEMPPIKTVKSVSSVVKKGKKGRKLVGEVSQESKTEHLKSALHNSSISETKSTSEEEGSADKVFDKSSSILKSVSRVHISSLRIISISETEPLEEHVVDLNQFMPVGGVYHFDALKLPPQAKLVKGWTMVEVLDTGLEIYPYEATCDENEDPSSVTVGLTVRLLDSVIYFEEPLIARWDAKAKYWRTDDIGDVVYNMQEKEIAFKMNGFFTVTLMQDAHLNMPYQSWELRPNGTDEAFLTILTTFAEVQIQIKLNQCMLAGITTMEDTTLLSDLRGVWMSPLALTIALKRAGMNIFPEEYSPKYVSINKKTLLAEITSYQQMALIASSFAFSWSKWNLLSGEENVVFKICEHLSKEPVWDKDWALLMFNGQRAQRLQLTEESDNFSKNIAEDTEFHSTLYHLIKDFGSEEAMERIRQAHHLFIDVVYQLLLSTKLLTYS from the exons atgg TAATAtatgggtttccccccctttttaaaattcaGTCAGCTGGTGGTAAAAAGAAGCTTAGCAAAGCTGAAAAGATGAGGCTGctgagagaagaagaggagagaagaCTTCTGGAGGAAG aGCAGGCCCGGGTACGTGCCGAGCTAGAGGAAGCTGCGCGACTCGAAAAGGAAAGGATTGAACGAGAGAAGACGGAACGACTGGAGGCCAAG GATCAAGAACGCAGAGGGATTGAACTTTCTGAAATTCATGTTCTGGAGGAAAACTTTCTGACCGCGGCCCAGTGGAAGTCGAAATACAGAGCTCTCGCTCAG TGGAACCACTACACAGGCTGCGATGGGAGCCCAGACCCAACTATCCCCCAGGATATCAATACTTTCATGAGCTTGTGGAAAGAAGACCCAAATAATGACATCCAGCTTGTTATTGCGAAGGGCAACCAGGTGCTGGAA CTAATCGAGAAGTTGGAATTTTTCATCATGGACACTCCTTTCCACGAGCTCTCTGCGAAGCACGTCGCGCAGTACACGGAAACCATCCAGCAACTGCAGTCTCTCCTTCACGACAAATACAACGCAGCCACAGAACAAATGCTGAGG GAAGCCAGCAGCTATGCAGAATCTGAAAGCGGGAACATGGAGGTTGTCATTAAGGAGCAGAATGTTACATTGTGCATTTGGGCAAATCTCAAGAAAGTTCCAAA GTTCCGCAGCCAGATCTTTTACGACGACCAGAGGGAGCCGTGGAACGGGTTTGAGCTCCCGAAGGCGCTGGCCATTTGCGATGTGGCGGTGCGCATCTTGCACACCCATTACGACCATTTGTCCCCTTTCCGGACTTTCCCTAGCGAGCCCCCAAAGCTGGAGATGCCACCGATCAAAACGGTGAAATCCGTGAGTAGCGTGGTCAAGAAAGGGAAAAAGGGCCGTAAGCTGGTAGGAGAAGTTAGTCAGGAAAGCAAGACAGAACATCTAAAG AGTGCCCTGCATAACTCCTCCATCTCGGAAACGAAGAGCACCAGCGAAGAGGAGGGGAGTGCGGACAAAGTTTTTGACAAGAGCTCCAGCATCTTGAAatctgtttccagag TTCACATCTCATCCCTGCGGATCATCAGCATCAGCGAAACCGAACCTTTGGAAGAGCACGTCGTGGATTTGAACCAGTTCATGCCAGTGGGCGGAGTTTACCATTTCGATGCCCTGAAGCTCCCGCCTCAAGCCAAACTCGTCAAAGGCTGGACCATGGTGGAA GTGCTGGACACAGGCTTGGAGATCTATCCCTACGAGGCAACATGTGACGAAAACGAGGATCCTTCTTCTGTGACTGTAGGGCTCACGGTCCGACTGCTTGACAGCGTGATCTATTTTGAAGAGCCTCTGATTGCAAGATGGGATGCCAAAG CGAAATACTGGAGAACAGACGACATTGGGGATGTGGTGTACAACATGCAAGAGAAAGAGATCGCTTTCAAAATGAACGGCTTCTTCACCGTAACGCTGATGCAGGATGCTCACCTCAACATGCCCTACCAGTCGTGGGAACTCCGGCCCAATGGGACCGACGAAGCCTTCCTCACCATTCTCACCACCTTCGCTGAGGTGCAGATTCAAATCAAG CTCAATCAGTGTATGTTAGCTGGAATCACTACCATGGAAGACACCACTCTTCTTTCTGACCTGAGAGGGGTGTGGATGAGCCCCCTTGCTCTCACCATTGCTCTGAAGAGGGCTGGAATGAACATCTTCCCGGAGGAATACTCTCCTAAGTACGTCTCCATCAACAAAAAG ACACTTTTAGCAGAAATCACCAGTTACCAGCAAATGGCACTCATCGCATCTTCCTTTGCCTTCAGCTGGAGCAAGTGGAACTTGCTGAGCGGAGAGGAAAATGTGGTCTTCAAG ATCTGTGAACACCTTTCAAAAGAGCCAGTATGGGATAAAGActgggccctcctgatgtttaacgggcagagagctcagaggctcCAGCTTACCGAGGAAAGTGACAACTTCTCAAAGAATATAGCAGAGGACACGGAATTCCACTCCACCCTTTACCACCTGATCAAGGACTTTGGCAGCGAAGAAGCAATGGAGAGAATTAGGCAGGCCCACCACCTATTCATTGACGTCGTGTACCAGCTGCTGCTTTCTACCAAGCTACTAACGTACTCTTGA